ATCCTATATTCAATGCTGAAGTAGGTTTCTGTATCGTGCCGATGAATATCATTACCCTCGTTCTCTTTTGAAAAGCCTGCTAGTATTTTTGCGGCTTTCTAATTAAGGTTATGGGTATAGTTAAAGGTAGCGAGGGTTGTGCTGAATTGCATAGCACTtgcatacctacataaaattacgttaatattatttcATGAATGGAATATTTTACGACGTAGCGCATCTCCCGTATTGTCACATCGTGAGCAACTTATGTTAAATATAATACAGAAGTACTAAATTCTGATgactatattttatattttttcagtggGAAAATACATATATATGGAAATGTTTTCCCACTGAAAAATAGACGTTCAGTCTTTCCCCAATTGAAAAACcgtattataaaaaatacatataggAATTATTATTAGTCCTGCCGTTCTCGTGTTGTGCGCTTAACAACACAACACCGATATATTTTTGTTACACAGATATTGTTGGATATTTCATTTTATCCGTTTACCGTTGGGTAGAACCCTGGATAACGTTCAAAGGCGTGGCAACTGGGTTCGACATAATGAgttgtataataaaaaaaaatcgataagAACTTTACGTAAACTTTTGTGCAATTGTTTTATGAAAAGAAATGTCTCGGTTTTTCTGAAATCGAAAGTCAATTTCTCATTCCTCTTTTACACCTTTAATAATAAAAGCTCaaagtttgtttggttgaacgcgctaatctcagggtcttctggtccgatttggaaatatttttgtgtgttGGATAACCCATTTGTCCATGAAGGCTACATCATCACGCTACGATAAATGAGcattaatgaaaaatgttgcgaaaacgggaaaaaatattcaagcGGTTTTCACGCGgagtcgtaggcacagctagtttaagaTGTAATTGACATCAGATATCAACATAGGTAAAACGATGTAGGTCATAAGGGTAGAACAGACATCGGAGAATAATGCCACGTTCATTACTGACATGGTGCGTCTACCGGAGCCTCCTCTGCGATGGCACGGTTTAATTAGATCGGTCCGCCGATCGGTCGACCCGCCAGTCGAGTCGAGTCTACCCTCAATTTATAAAGCCCAATCTAACTATATATTGTTGTATGgtgttaataaaaacatttttatcagCCACTTCACATATTTATTACAGCGCTTATACAAAATGGTGTAAGTCTGTTTCATAATGTGGCTATATAGGTaattagtaagtacctaagcACTTGTCTTTACacgaataataaaaaagtaaagtcGTTTGTGTGGTGGTAAAGTGTAGGTAAAAGATCAGAATGGAAACGATATAGGTACTACTTAAGGTAGAGATATTAATAAGTAAAGCTTAGTTAGCAGGATCTATGTATAATCGCAAAAACATAAGTATGTACATTGCTTTACATCTACTTACAACATAATATAATGATGATATACACTTTACGTATGCACTTTACCTAATAGAACCACCTTTTTTTGGAATGAAAACTATAGAGAATTACCGTAGGTAATAGCTACTGcgtatattatgtaggtagccTAGCTCTACTGTACCTAGTTGAGCTCACAGTAAATAATAAGGCGTAATATTGTGGAAGCTTCGATCAATAAATCATTCAATTAATCATGGGCTAGGTACGGGCTTCGCTATATTTAGTCCTGTGAGGTAAGTTAACACGCTTGACTTACAAAACGTATGGTAATACAACTGACTAAGTTTATGGAACTATTCATACCTTATATTTGGTTTTTAAAACTAGGATTACTAGGATTAGATTCAAAATATGTCGCATGTGATTGATAGAcaggaaaaactaaaatcgcTTTTATTGCAGTTCAGTAGAGTTTACTCAAATGccatttaattaattcaaatcatTTATGTAGTGTGTCTGATAAAAAGAACACCTTTAACTATGTCTAATGTATTTCAATcaatttgtatattattttacatagttGTGGAGacttacaaaatattgtaagagTCACGATCATACAAGAAAGCTTCGTGTAAAAGCTCTACCAAAATGATTATTTCGTTTTACGTCTCCAGGTCACAAAATCTGCTTCGAACCTCAATTTTTTTACTATGATACCTACTTCCTTTAATGGGAAAGCGATATTAAGggtataataatgtttttatttgagatttcaataaaaatcaggccaggttttattattatcactctactaaagtacctactctCATCGAATTCTAATATAGAGCCCTCTAGCGAATGCTTTGGGGCCTACTAACTCTATTCGGTCGGCAATATGTTGACTCTGTGTCCACGATGGAACTAGTTTCGCAGGCGTGAGGTTAGATGGAATTCTTTACCATAAAATGTGTGATTAggtttaaataatcacaaaataacacaatttatttgCAATTAGAGCTTTATAAAGCTCTTTTATTGTCCATTGGTTTACTGCATATTGAGAATAACTTAGTCACATTCACTCTACAATATTAATAACCTCCATATGTAGGTATTCATCTATCCATATCCATTATAAAGATATTGGTAATAAAACCACAGTTGAAAGGAAACACACGTTATTAGTCATCTAATTATGCTAAAATATCTAACAAATCCTTCTTGCTgctattgtaataattaatgtatAATTGTAGTAAAGTCATATTTTACTGTAGTGTAACTacctatctacactaatattataaagaggaaaactttgtttgtttggttgtaatgaataggctcaaaaactactagactgtttttaaaaattctttcaccattcgaaagctacattatccatgAGTAACATAGGCAAAATTGTATTTTGGAAAAATATAGGCGGGTTCACTAGGCtatataatgtagtccacgcgggcgaagccgcgggcggaaagctatccTTAAATAATTCGTTCATAGGATTCATACTACACTTTAGAACATTTTCAATCGAACTTCATTAATTAAAACACATGTTACTTCGATACTTTATTTAagtgttaaaataaattgtaaaattaatttattactaacaATCACATTTACTTTGGCTTATCTTGTTAAAGTCTAATGTTTTACTTACACACTAAAATTGAATGCCGTAATATCTAGTACCTATGTTTTGGAACAAAACAGTTGTCACCCAATTCAATCTACTATTTTCAAGAAAATTTTTAGGTATACACAAAATGTTAAATACTAAGCAATTGTTACAATTATTGCAGGATACACTCAATACCTATGGGAATTGTTATAAGATTTAAGTaggataaattatttttactactattagtacttatttgtatttaatacttattaaaacCAGGAATACAATAATACTCGTAAATTCATAAATTACAGTACTTATCCAGACTATCTTCATACTTCAGACGAATTTATATGGACGTATAATATTAATCAGATAGAATTAAAACTATTCACACTCACGCTCACACGTTTTCTATCAAAAATCACACATTTCTACACTTAATAGTAAGTTTATATAATACTTAGGACGCTATCTAATTTTATTTGGCACATGGAATCATCGAACTCTCTACTTCTGTAGAGAGCATAAACATATTTACAGAtactaaaaacaaaataaataaataaattgagctCGTTATTATCTAACTGTACTCATATTAACCTATTCTAATACGCTGGTATCATCAGTATTAAttgaataaataagaatgaaGTTACTTCTTATTGTagaaataatacaaataattataagaattaTATTAACTCTAAGTAAATGCTGCCCTAAAATTATAGCCATTAATGTTTAACTACAATTATAAAGTTTAACTTACGtagtttaatatttatgttgagTTTATGATCTTATTTAAAATGCCATTACAGGTGTTTAGATATTTTGAGCTGAAAACTTAACTAGCTTATGTTCAGCTTTAGTAATAAAATTATGGTAAAATAACCATGTTCATCTAACTAATGACTAGGGATGTCCATATTGGATATGGAGTTTACAAAACACACAATTCACGCATATACAACTCTAAAGAATAGATTATGAATAGAAGATGATTTGATGAAAACTTTTATAATAATCTTCATGGAAAAAGTTTTACACACATTATTTTCTACACTATCATGACTTTGACGTCATGGTTATCGAGTAAGATATCGACAAGCAGAGCTTTGCTATTAAGAATGCTCAAAAAGAGTAAAACGTGCGTTCAGCACGATAAATATAAGCTATACAAACATATTTTACAGTGAGCAATTTCTAATCACTACGACAGGAGCTAAAATATACTTATCTTAAACACAATCGGGTTTTTCCGTTGCTTCTTATCCTATTCTacgtttcttttttttatcttcACCTTTTTTGTATTTACAAGAATCTTAAAATTACTGGTTTGTGTTATAAATATGGGTGTTTTTTTTATCGACCCACAGCTCAGGTTTGTGGTTCGATTTTGATGGGCGAGTCTCAAGACGGCGGTTCGGGTGGGGCGGGCGGGCCTGGCGCGGGCGGCTGGAGAAGCTTGGCGGCTGCAGGGAAGCCGGCCAGATCGAAACCGGGAGGCGGGACTATGCCGGCTGCTGTCGCTGTGCCTTGCAGGTACGCTACGAGTCTGGAAAGTACAGTTAgatattatttaaaagagtTACCGTTTTGTATACttaatacttacataataaactATTTCTCATCATCATTAGCATTTTTGATTGCGCCTCAGTGATCACGACGTTTGACATGATTGACATGAccctactctacagtggcgctatcctggtgagtgcaaatgcgaaaGTCCTCTTACTGCTTCAGCGCTCACCTTTCTTACCTCACCAGTATTATTTAGTGGTTGGCTTTTAACCTTTTCTAAGCATTTTGCATTGTATTTGGAATCTGTTTGGTTAAGTACTCAAACGGTAACGTATTATTCGGTTATTTGTAGAAGTAAATCGCTGTTCATTGTTTTAGAGtattgagttttttttaaagattattagtaatttgtattgcacaaattactaatagtcccgttacgcgttagcccctcgtgttaagctaaataagcttgtgttacgagtgggctcaccacaatagtcgagcggcggtgggattcgaacccgcgttcgtcggatctcgagtcggccagtccgactacttcaccgttgggctatcgtggctatgaaATTGATTGACCGACCTTCGTAATTCCTCCAGCGCGCTGGCCTGCATGAGGATGTAGTTCTTGGCTAGAAGCAGCGTGGCGATCTTGGACAGCTTGCGGACTGACGGCGAGTGCGCGTACGGGATCACGCCGCGGAGCTCGTCAAGGGCATCGTTCTGGAATATCATATGAAGGTAAATTCAAGCTCATTTTTATTCTACGATCTATAGAATAACATTGGTCAATGACTCAATGCAGATTtatgaaaagtattttaacCCTTTTCAATCTCATAATTAGACGTTTTGCGAAGTAGTTTTGCCTATGAGTATTTGCCTCTTATTAGTCATCCTGTGTATATGTAGGCCTATATAGATAAATTATCCTTACCCCATCGCAGCAGGAACATTTACGGCACTTTTTCTAACCTTAATTTTCTAGTGTACCTCCTCCCTACGTAGATATTTCGGTGGTAGCATGGAAATAACGGTAGCAATAAAGGGTATACAGattaaaacttaccaaatcatGCATTCGTCGTCGTTCCCTGGCGTTGATGTTGAGCCGGACGGTTTTACCCTGGCGCATTTTTTGCTTTGATTTGCCATCTCCGATCGGCCTGAAATAATAATGAACAtaggaatttaaaaaaatatattatggaGAAATAATGTGGGTTTTCTTTAtaacaatagggatgtttcctgggtcaaaaagcaagagttttaattagtccgtcagttaacttatcaaaaaatactctacacgtattttttactttttcaaactaatgaaaatttaaagatataaagcgcgccaaagttcataagaagaggcccgtgacgtcaatgcgtgcataaaagtgccgcacgttgtgacgtcgtgcggaacttcaacgcaccataactatgtaattatttgttagattgacaaataaaaatatatgtgtccaatattttttgatattaaacattacggactaaaaaaatttttttaggaaactagccttcCGTATTTTTAacacataattaaaattatcagcTGAAAGAGTAAAATTATGTATTGTCTAGCACTTCTAAAATGTCAACTGGTTGAAATACGACATGTGTGTTCCCATTAAAGTCTCGTATACGGGATCAGGGTGCCATGGACCACGACAAGTGCGAGCGAACAATGGCGGCCGTCGCTAACGAGTGGAGCGATGGGGTAGCCGCCCCAGGGGATTGTAGAGCTTTGATTTCATTACAGCCCGCCATGGTTTATTGAGATGATACACTATAGAACTTGTTATTGTACTTTTGGTTAGGTTTGGTTTAGCTTATTTTCAGTAACTTTATGCTTTTGTTCAACTTTTATGAGCACTTTTACGTGTgccaaattattaaaataaaacatcatcTTGTATGTCTATTGAATTGCGAGTTTTGTTGTcgtaactaataaattaaatataggtGTACTTAAAAATGAAGAAGACAGATAATATACTTGTGACctgtatttaaatattttactaaacgATTTAAATGTTCACTTGACTGCACCCTACTGGGTCTGTTCCTTCTAAGCTCTACATTCGGAGCAGCAATACAAATCATGGTCAATACAATGAATGGAACGCGGTTCACTTGCATAAGGGTTCGCCCCTGCACACATGTTCCCAAAGctcatacttatttatttatttgctattgCGACGACATGTGTGTTTCGCGTTATTTAcaaacttgttttatttatatgatataaataaaataaataataaataaataaatattcttggacattttacactgcgccgctagccccaaactaagcaaagcttgtacggatataaacatacttaaatactagtaggtTTCCCATTATCAGGGGATAGAAGTATGTCCCTGCGAAATGCAAGTAGATAGTTACGTTAATACCTTTAGATTCACTTTACGTAACAAGAGAAAAAGTTTAAATtttgagtacctacttaatggcggcgtaaattatgtaaacattttatGGTAGTAGTAAGTACTACagcaaattaaaacattaatttagttAAAATCATAGTTTGGAGTACATTATTTACCTGTTTAGTTATCATCAACTTTAAATCTATTGAACGTAGAGATTAAATTATGAGTTACTCATGAAATTGTGACCTTACAATCTGTtgcaaataaaacattgaaaataGCTTCTATTTATAATGTTTGTAACAATTTGGCTCGTTTATCaaagttactaaaataaaaatttgttgAAAGGTAAATAGGAAGATACACAACAAAACGTAAGTATTTTTAGATCTAGTTTCCGTAAGCTtctgttcataaataaaaactaaattattatggAGTTTCGGATGTGTTTTCTTTCTCAATCTGTATAGTTATGACTTAAGAGCGCATGCGCAGACTCGATTGAAAACATCAACGTCATTAACATTcaatttatgcaaaaatatgtaAAACGGAACAA
This genomic interval from Ostrinia nubilalis chromosome 3, ilOstNubi1.1, whole genome shotgun sequence contains the following:
- the LOC135088240 gene encoding class E basic helix-loop-helix protein 22, giving the protein MEGRRTWDGMPLGESHSPPQSVPGRRTPLGAVGLGGFYMQGGQPPPPPQHCYPTDENQPEPGTSYAQRPIGDGKSKQKMRQGKTVRLNINARERRRMHDLNDALDELRGVIPYAHSPSVRKLSKIATLLLAKNYILMQASALEELRRLVAYLQGTATAAGIVPPPGFDLAGFPAAAKLLQPPAPGPPAPPEPPS